Within Candidatus Poribacteria bacterium, the genomic segment GCCCGTAAGTTCCCCGGAGCACAGCCCGGGCAGATATCTCTCCTTGAGCTCCTCCGAGGCGAAGAGGGCGATGGTTTCAGCTATACCCTGCAGGCCGAAGAAATTCATCAGCGAGACATCGGCGCGCGATACGATCTCAGTGGCAGCCGTGTAGAAGGTCTTTGGGAAATTAAGTCCACCGTATTCCTCAGGCAATGTAATGCCCATCAGTTGCGCCTCGCTAAGTTCCTTCAAGTTACGCTCCATCGCCTCAGGAAGCTTAACCACGCCGTCCTCAAAGGCACATCCTTCCCTATCTATCTCCTCAGCCCTGGGAGCAAATCTCTGGGCGGCCAACTCGCCCACAGGATCGGCAAGCATCTCGGTGTAGGTTTCGATCGCCTCCTCGACGGAGCTGAACGGGCATTCATCTGAATCGAGATCGACCTTCAGCTCGACGATGGATTTCCAATCGACCCATCTCTCCATGTTAAACTTCAAATCGGGGTTATCCAGGTAGAAGTTATCCCCCATGTCCTCACCTCATCTCCTTAGCAAGCTTTATCAGTTTGGGTATCACCTCGGTCAGGTCGCCGACGATCTTATAATGCGCGAATCGGAATATCGGAGCGTTGGGATCGATGTTTATGGCGACGATCTTCCTGGCTCCCATGATCCCGACCCTGTGTTGAACGGCGCCGCTTATGCCACATGCGATATACAGCTCCGGCTTGACCGTCACGCCGGTCTGACCTATCTGCCTGTCGTGCGTCGTCCATCCGGCATCCACGGCTGCCCTTGTGGCGCCGACTTCACCTCCCAGAACCTCAGCCAGTTCCTCCACCAGCTTGAAGTTCTCCTTCGATCCAACTCCGGCGCCGCCCGCGACGATGACCTTGGCCGCCCTGAGATCAACCGTCCTACGGGCGACATCGCGCCTGACGACTCTTGCGATCAGATCCTCATCCTTTAAGCTTACCTCAACCGGAATCACCTCCCCCTGACGGCCGGCCAGAGGTTTAGCCGGCTCAGATATCCCGTCCTTAAAGGTGGCGATAACGGGCCTTTTAGCCGGGGAGAATCTGGTGATAACCTTGCCGTCGAATTCAACCCGACCGAGCTCGATATCCCCATCCTGCAGCTTAACCTCATTACAATCGAGGACACAGGCGGATCTCAGCTCGGTCGCCGCCGCCGGCGCGAGGTCATCTCCGATCGTGGAGGCGGGCAGCAGAATTAGATCGGGGGAGTATTCCCGAATCACCTCGCTGAAGGCCTTACGATATGGGGTTGTGGTATATCCGGATAACCTTTCGTCCTCAACGAGGAAGATCTTATCCGCCCCGCAGGAGATCAGCTCGTCCGCGACGCCTTTAACCCCATATCCTATAAGCACACAGGCCGATTCACCCTCAGTTTGACCCGCCAGTTCGATCCCCTTGGCCAAACATTGAAGCGTCAGATCGGTTGCCTTTCCATCCTCAGGTTCGCCGTAAA encodes:
- a CDS encoding electron transfer flavoprotein subunit alpha/FixB family protein: MKILVYGEPEDGKATDLTLQCLAKGIELAGQTEGESACVLIGYGVKGVADELISCGADKIFLVEDERLSGYTTTPYRKAFSEVIREYSPDLILLPASTIGDDLAPAAATELRSACVLDCNEVKLQDGDIELGRVEFDGKVITRFSPAKRPVIATFKDGISEPAKPLAGRQGEVIPVEVSLKDEDLIARVVRRDVARRTVDLRAAKVIVAGGAGVGSKENFKLVEELAEVLGGEVGATRAAVDAGWTTHDRQIGQTGVTVKPELYIACGISGAVQHRVGIMGARKIVAINIDPNAPIFRFAHYKIVGDLTEVIPKLIKLAKEMR